The proteins below come from a single Asanoa ferruginea genomic window:
- a CDS encoding 3' terminal RNA ribose 2'-O-methyltransferase Hen1 codes for MLLTIGTTHRPATDLGYLLVKHPDRVHEFDLPTGRAFVCFPEADEARCTAALVLEVAAPDRSATPDGFTLGRFVNDRPYAASSLLAAALNKTFRTAMLGTSKDRPELAATAIPLEIRIPVLRCRGGADLADRLFAPLGWVVTATAIPLDVEHPEWGRSSYVDLALSGTLRLADALHQLYVLLPVLDDAKHYWVSTDEVDKLVRAGEGWLAGHPERELIVSRYLAHRRSLSEPALERLAESDDRVVTDSVDAASPEDADEDAPSLAVVRREAVLRALRESGAQRVLDLGCGPGALLVSLLEDRRYTELVGVDVASRALAVAARRLRLDRPGAISERDRQRVRLIQSALTYRDARLAGYDAAVLMEVIEHVDEARLPDLVRAVFGAARPATVIVTTPNAEYNARYPSLAAGAMRHADHRFEWTRSQFGDWADSVALAHGYSVTVAAVGVVDAAVGAPTQMAVFNTTGVGE; via the coding sequence GTGTTGTTGACCATCGGGACCACCCACCGGCCCGCCACCGACCTCGGCTATCTGCTCGTCAAGCATCCCGACCGGGTGCACGAGTTCGACCTGCCGACCGGCCGGGCGTTCGTGTGCTTCCCGGAGGCCGACGAGGCGCGCTGCACCGCCGCGCTGGTGCTCGAGGTCGCAGCGCCCGACCGCTCGGCCACGCCAGACGGGTTCACCCTCGGCCGGTTCGTCAACGACCGGCCCTACGCCGCGTCGAGCCTGCTCGCGGCCGCGCTCAACAAGACGTTCCGCACCGCGATGCTCGGCACCTCGAAGGACCGCCCCGAGTTGGCGGCGACCGCGATCCCGTTGGAGATCCGGATCCCGGTGCTGCGCTGCCGTGGCGGGGCCGACCTGGCCGACCGGCTGTTCGCGCCGCTGGGCTGGGTGGTCACCGCCACCGCGATCCCGCTCGACGTCGAGCACCCGGAGTGGGGCCGCAGTTCCTATGTAGACCTCGCGCTGAGTGGGACGCTCCGGCTCGCCGACGCGTTGCACCAGCTTTACGTGCTGTTGCCCGTCCTTGATGACGCCAAGCATTACTGGGTTTCGACCGACGAGGTCGACAAGCTCGTGCGAGCCGGCGAGGGCTGGCTGGCGGGCCACCCTGAGCGCGAGCTGATCGTGTCGCGATATCTGGCACACCGGCGGTCGTTGTCGGAGCCGGCGCTCGAGCGGCTGGCCGAGTCCGACGACCGGGTCGTGACCGACAGCGTCGACGCAGCCTCGCCCGAAGACGCCGACGAAGACGCGCCTTCGCTGGCCGTCGTCCGCCGTGAAGCGGTCCTGCGGGCACTTCGCGAATCGGGAGCACAGCGGGTGCTCGACCTGGGCTGCGGTCCGGGGGCGCTGCTGGTTTCGCTCCTGGAGGACCGGCGATACACCGAGCTTGTCGGGGTCGACGTCGCGTCGCGTGCGTTGGCGGTGGCTGCCCGCCGCTTGCGACTCGACCGACCGGGTGCGATTTCGGAGCGCGACCGGCAGCGGGTGCGGCTGATCCAGTCGGCACTGACCTACCGCGACGCCCGGCTGGCCGGCTACGACGCGGCGGTGCTGATGGAGGTGATCGAGCATGTCGACGAGGCCCGGCTGCCCGACCTGGTCCGCGCTGTCTTCGGTGCCGCACGGCCGGCGACCGTGATCGTCACGACGCCCAACGCGGAATACAACGCGCGCTACCCTTCGCTCGCCGCTGGGGCGATGCGGCACGCCGACCACCGGTTCGAGTGGACGCGCTCGCAGTTCGGCGACTGGGCGGATTCGGTGGCTCTGGCGCACGGCTATTCCGTGACGGTCGCGGCGGTCGGTGTCGTCGACGCGGCGGTGGGCGCACCGACCCAGATGGCTGTCTTCAACACCACGGGGGTGGGCGAATGA